Proteins encoded in a region of the Streptomyces sp. NBC_00310 genome:
- a CDS encoding amylo-alpha-1,6-glucosidase, with protein MTAASSGPAFSVHDIPFSTHGAWFGISPVLAEKTRAEDLHLVSHQNGMHPVLRLVPLDAATGERADTTVRATPSLLSWTGTDGRIDLAYESPDTVRVRGEGLGLRVTAAAKTLTPFSGTYFYRDPVDDAHVFTSYETGRRYRVTVLSGTVADVSGYQTLGAGERGLTVTAEADGSWEAAVEELDSARRPFRSSSTFGEVTEAARQSFAEFVDTAAPWRSAATPAAELAAYVVWSATVRPAGLVTRPAVLMSKHWMDKVWSWDHCFNALALAPGSPRLAWDQFSLPFDHQDEAGALPDSVTHSEVLYNFVKPPIHGWTLGHLRRRLPEPPGRTELTEAYDRLARWTDFWLTARRAPGAGLPHYQHGNDSGWDNATTFDPQRVAVTADLAAFLILQLRELADLAAELDRPDDAHTWTRTADATQAAMLDQLWTGERFVARGVDSDDTWSSSSLLDLMPIALGEHLPECVSGVLADRIEAHLTSHGLATELPTSPHYLSDGYWRGPIWAPATVLVEDGLRRAGHRRLADEISARFRTLCETYGFAENFDALTGTGLRDRAYTWTASSYLFLARDHQQRRADAGTDTTATTVA; from the coding sequence ATGACCGCCGCCTCATCCGGCCCGGCCTTCTCCGTTCACGACATCCCCTTCAGCACGCACGGAGCCTGGTTCGGCATCTCTCCCGTGCTGGCGGAGAAGACGCGCGCCGAGGACCTCCACCTCGTCTCGCACCAGAACGGCATGCACCCCGTCCTGCGCCTCGTCCCCCTCGACGCGGCGACGGGCGAGCGGGCCGATACCACCGTCCGGGCGACGCCGAGCCTGCTCAGCTGGACCGGCACGGACGGGCGTATCGATCTCGCCTACGAGTCGCCGGACACCGTCCGCGTGCGCGGCGAGGGACTGGGCCTGCGCGTCACCGCGGCGGCGAAGACCCTGACTCCCTTCAGCGGCACCTACTTCTACCGTGACCCGGTGGACGACGCGCATGTGTTCACCTCCTACGAGACCGGGCGCCGCTACCGGGTCACCGTGCTGTCCGGCACGGTCGCCGACGTGTCCGGTTACCAGACACTGGGCGCGGGTGAGCGCGGTCTCACGGTCACCGCCGAGGCCGACGGCTCGTGGGAGGCCGCGGTCGAGGAACTCGACAGCGCGCGACGGCCCTTCCGCTCGTCGTCGACGTTCGGCGAGGTCACGGAGGCCGCACGGCAGTCGTTCGCCGAGTTCGTCGACACGGCCGCCCCGTGGCGCTCGGCCGCCACCCCGGCCGCCGAACTCGCCGCCTACGTGGTGTGGTCCGCGACCGTGCGCCCGGCGGGGCTGGTCACCCGGCCCGCCGTCCTGATGTCCAAGCACTGGATGGACAAGGTGTGGAGCTGGGACCACTGCTTCAACGCCCTCGCCCTGGCCCCCGGATCCCCCCGCCTGGCCTGGGACCAGTTCTCCCTGCCGTTCGACCACCAGGACGAGGCCGGGGCCCTGCCCGACTCCGTCACCCACTCCGAGGTCCTCTACAACTTCGTCAAACCACCCATCCACGGCTGGACCCTGGGCCACCTGCGCAGGCGGCTCCCCGAGCCTCCCGGCCGGACGGAACTGACCGAGGCGTACGACAGGCTCGCGCGCTGGACTGACTTCTGGCTCACCGCACGGCGCGCACCCGGCGCGGGCCTGCCCCACTACCAGCACGGCAACGACAGCGGCTGGGACAACGCCACCACCTTCGACCCCCAACGCGTGGCCGTCACCGCCGATCTGGCCGCCTTCCTCATCCTCCAGCTCCGCGAACTCGCCGACCTGGCCGCCGAACTGGACCGGCCCGACGACGCCCACACCTGGACGCGTACGGCTGACGCGACCCAGGCCGCGATGCTCGACCAGCTCTGGACCGGCGAACGGTTCGTCGCCCGTGGTGTGGACAGCGACGACACCTGGAGCAGCTCCAGCCTGCTCGACCTGATGCCCATCGCGCTGGGCGAACACCTGCCCGAATGCGTCAGCGGCGTGCTGGCCGACCGGATCGAGGCCCACCTCACCTCGCACGGTCTGGCCACCGAACTTCCCACCTCGCCGCACTACCTCTCCGACGGCTACTGGCGCGGCCCGATCTGGGCCCCCGCCACAGTTCTTGTCGAGGACGGCCTGCGCCGCGCCGGCCACCGGCGTCTGGCGGACGAGATCAGCGCCCGCTTCCGAACCCTCTGCGAGACCTACGGCTTCGCCGAGAACTTCGACGCCCTCACCGGGACCGGCCTGCGCGACCGCGCCTACACCTGGACCGCCAGCAGCTACCTGTTCCTCGCCCGCGACCACCAACAGCGCCGCGCGGACGCCGGTACCGACACCACTGCCACCACCGTCGCCTGA
- a CDS encoding carbohydrate ABC transporter permease: MTSAQTVPNRHPRTWWKTVIGLLLTAVMLFPVYWMLNVSFTRDQDMRKSPPDLFPAHATLEGYRAVVDQQLPYLGTSLVIGLGTVALTVALAAPAGYALAKLRPRGGGVLNFVLLAAQMIPGIIMAMGFYAIYLQLDLLQSMSGLIVADSTLAVPFAVLIFTAFMSGIPGELLQAAKTDGAGPLRTFWSIVLPMSRNSIVTVSLFAFLWSWSDFIFASTLVNGGAHEPITLGIYQYIGNNNQEWNAIMATAVVASLPAAVILVLAQRYVAAGVTAGAVKD, translated from the coding sequence ATGACGAGTGCACAGACAGTCCCGAACCGGCACCCCCGTACGTGGTGGAAGACGGTCATCGGTCTCCTGCTGACCGCGGTCATGCTCTTCCCGGTCTACTGGATGCTGAACGTGTCCTTCACCCGTGACCAGGACATGCGCAAGAGCCCGCCGGACCTCTTCCCCGCCCACGCCACCCTGGAGGGCTACCGGGCCGTCGTCGACCAGCAGTTGCCCTACCTCGGCACCAGCCTCGTCATCGGCCTGGGCACCGTCGCCCTGACCGTGGCGCTGGCCGCACCCGCCGGATACGCGCTGGCCAAACTGCGCCCGCGCGGCGGCGGAGTCCTCAACTTCGTCCTGCTGGCAGCCCAGATGATCCCCGGCATCATCATGGCGATGGGCTTCTACGCCATCTACCTCCAGCTCGACCTGCTCCAGTCGATGTCCGGCCTGATCGTCGCCGACTCCACGCTGGCCGTCCCCTTCGCCGTCCTCATCTTCACCGCGTTCATGTCGGGGATACCCGGCGAACTGCTCCAGGCCGCGAAGACAGACGGAGCCGGCCCCCTGCGCACCTTCTGGTCGATCGTCCTGCCGATGAGCCGCAACTCGATCGTCACGGTCTCGCTGTTCGCGTTCCTGTGGTCCTGGTCCGACTTCATCTTCGCCAGCACCCTGGTCAACGGAGGTGCCCACGAGCCGATCACCCTCGGCATCTACCAGTACATCGGCAACAACAACCAGGAGTGGAACGCCATCATGGCCACCGCCGTCGTGGCCTCCCTGCCCGCCGCGGTCATACTCGTCCTCGCCCAGCGCTACGTCGCCGCCGGCGTGACCGCCGGCGCCGTCAAGGACTGA
- a CDS encoding carbohydrate ABC transporter permease, with protein sequence MKHTTQLPERRPVRDRNGAAISAAPPPAHTTARRRPASPQWAAWAFLAPVVLYLVLFYAYPLYRNIDLSLRNYTVRSFVQGDAPFTGLANYRTVFDDPAFAPALLHTVVFTAVCLFFQYAIGLALAVFFHQHFRLSATLRALFLVPWLLPLIVSASTWSWMLNSDSGIVNAVLHAVGIGPVNWLTSPSWSLTSVIIANIWIGVPFNLVVLYSGLQSIPTSLYEAAALDGAGPWRRFWSITFPLLRPVSAITLLLGLVYTLKVFDIIWIMTKGGPADSSTTFATWSYQLGFGNLLPAFGPGAAVGNLLVVAALVFGLVYVRVQRKQALS encoded by the coding sequence ATGAAGCACACGACACAGCTGCCGGAACGCCGGCCGGTGCGCGACCGGAACGGAGCGGCGATCTCTGCCGCTCCGCCCCCGGCCCACACCACGGCCCGGCGCCGTCCCGCCTCCCCGCAGTGGGCCGCCTGGGCGTTCCTCGCCCCGGTCGTCCTCTACCTCGTCCTCTTCTACGCCTATCCGCTCTACCGCAACATCGACCTGAGCCTGCGGAACTACACGGTGCGCTCCTTCGTCCAGGGTGACGCGCCGTTCACGGGCCTGGCGAACTACCGGACCGTCTTCGACGACCCGGCCTTCGCCCCCGCACTCCTGCACACCGTGGTGTTCACCGCCGTATGCCTCTTCTTCCAGTACGCGATCGGCCTAGCCCTCGCGGTCTTCTTCCACCAGCACTTCCGGCTCTCGGCAACCCTGCGGGCGCTGTTCCTGGTGCCGTGGCTGCTGCCGCTGATCGTGTCGGCCTCCACCTGGTCGTGGATGCTCAACAGCGACTCCGGCATCGTCAACGCCGTACTGCACGCGGTCGGTATCGGCCCGGTGAACTGGCTGACCTCGCCGTCCTGGTCGCTGACCTCGGTGATCATCGCGAACATCTGGATCGGCGTCCCGTTCAACCTGGTCGTGCTCTACAGCGGCCTGCAGTCCATCCCCACCAGCCTGTACGAGGCCGCCGCCCTCGACGGCGCGGGCCCCTGGCGACGCTTCTGGAGCATCACCTTCCCGCTCCTGCGCCCGGTGTCCGCCATCACCCTGCTGCTGGGTCTGGTCTACACGCTCAAGGTCTTCGACATCATCTGGATCATGACCAAGGGCGGCCCGGCGGACTCGTCCACCACCTTCGCCACCTGGTCCTACCAACTCGGCTTCGGCAACCTCCTGCCCGCCTTCGGCCCCGGCGCGGCCGTCGGCAACCTGCTCGTCGTCGCCGCCCTGGTCTTCGGCCTGGTCTACGTCCGAGTCCAGCGAAAGCAGGCGCTGTCATGA
- a CDS encoding sugar ABC transporter substrate-binding protein yields the protein MNRSARRRLTAAVLTVVTVTAGATACSSGSGDTSTKAADGGTYTIWDPYPQFDKGSAWAKLLDDCGSKAGVKIKRTAFDTSDLTNKALLAAQQDNSADVLIVDNPVVSTLAEAGVLTTTDDNKLDTSAVDANLLGAGQSGGKTYGTPVGANTLALYYNKEVLKKAGVDIASVKDWDSLTAALAKVEKAGKKGITFSAIGTEEGSFQFLPWFWGSGAQLTDIGSAEAVSALSLWKNWLDKGYAPNSVINNTQTTSWQEFASGDYAFAENGTWQLANAEKAGFDYGVIPVPGADGGNAAAPTGGEFVTVPVQGETGRYATSQKLVTCLTSTDNLLATDTTLSYVAPTTEVQDKQVAANAELKPWVDAVKAAKGRTSDDLGTKYPKISEQMWKAVQSALSGSQSPKDALTAAQSAVK from the coding sequence ATGAACCGATCTGCCAGACGGCGTCTCACCGCCGCAGTCCTGACCGTCGTCACCGTCACCGCCGGCGCCACAGCGTGCTCCTCCGGCTCGGGCGATACCTCCACGAAGGCGGCGGACGGCGGTACGTACACGATCTGGGACCCGTACCCGCAGTTCGACAAGGGCTCGGCGTGGGCGAAGCTGCTGGACGACTGCGGCAGCAAGGCCGGAGTGAAGATCAAGCGGACCGCGTTCGACACCAGCGACCTGACGAACAAGGCGCTGCTGGCGGCGCAGCAGGACAACTCCGCGGACGTCCTCATAGTCGACAACCCGGTCGTCTCCACCCTGGCCGAGGCCGGCGTGCTGACCACGACCGACGACAACAAGCTGGACACCTCGGCCGTCGACGCCAACCTGCTCGGGGCCGGTCAGTCGGGCGGGAAGACGTACGGAACTCCGGTCGGCGCCAACACCCTGGCCCTCTACTACAACAAGGAGGTCCTCAAGAAGGCCGGCGTGGACATCGCCTCGGTGAAGGACTGGGACTCGCTGACGGCGGCGCTGGCGAAGGTCGAGAAGGCAGGGAAGAAGGGGATCACGTTCTCGGCGATCGGGACCGAGGAGGGCAGCTTCCAGTTCCTGCCGTGGTTCTGGGGCTCGGGCGCGCAGCTCACCGACATCGGCTCGGCCGAGGCGGTGTCCGCGCTGTCGCTGTGGAAGAACTGGTTGGACAAGGGCTACGCCCCCAACTCGGTGATCAACAATACGCAGACGACCAGCTGGCAGGAGTTCGCGAGCGGCGACTACGCGTTCGCCGAGAACGGCACCTGGCAGCTCGCCAACGCGGAGAAGGCCGGCTTCGACTACGGCGTCATCCCCGTCCCCGGCGCCGACGGTGGCAACGCGGCCGCCCCGACCGGCGGCGAGTTCGTCACCGTCCCGGTCCAGGGAGAAACCGGCCGCTACGCCACCTCGCAGAAGCTCGTGACCTGCCTGACCAGCACCGACAACCTCCTCGCCACCGACACGACCCTGTCCTACGTCGCCCCCACCACGGAGGTGCAGGACAAGCAGGTCGCGGCGAACGCCGAGCTGAAGCCGTGGGTCGACGCGGTCAAGGCGGCCAAGGGACGCACCAGCGACGACCTGGGCACCAAGTACCCCAAGATCTCCGAGCAGATGTGGAAGGCCGTCCAGTCCGCACTGAGCGGGTCCCAGTCGCCCAAGGACGCTTTGACGGCCGCTCAGTCCGCCGTCAAGTAA
- a CDS encoding LacI family DNA-binding transcriptional regulator produces MNIGEIAKRAGVSRSTVSYALSGKRPVSEDTRQKIQRVIDELGYQPNASARALANGRTNTIGLVFPPAGNHYTGMQLDFIGSVTEAAAAYDYDVLLSPSGVDSDRSFQRLLGERRVDGAILMEIRLEDDRIDHLTTVDFPSVAIGRTAHPEGSWWVGLDHTALAAACVHHLADLGHHRVAFVNRPEQLLRAGYESAHRGLEGFTKAAAERGLTVRTYCCEDDAASGLACLERILHDDPATTALVTLNEAALGGLYRGLAQAGRHVPRDFSVTGVVASRWAETVTPQLTAADVPAEQMGRLAVELLVERLDHPDAPARNHLLAPPISLRASTGPTGITPADPAALTHP; encoded by the coding sequence GTGAACATCGGTGAGATTGCCAAGCGGGCCGGTGTCTCGCGGAGCACCGTGTCCTACGCGCTGAGCGGGAAGCGCCCCGTGTCCGAGGACACCCGTCAGAAGATCCAGCGGGTCATCGACGAGCTGGGCTACCAGCCCAACGCGAGTGCGCGGGCCCTCGCCAACGGCCGGACCAACACCATCGGTCTGGTCTTTCCTCCGGCCGGGAACCACTACACCGGCATGCAGCTGGACTTCATCGGCAGCGTCACCGAGGCCGCCGCGGCCTACGACTACGACGTGCTGCTCTCTCCGAGTGGTGTGGACAGCGACCGCTCGTTCCAGCGGCTGCTGGGCGAGCGGCGGGTCGACGGCGCGATCCTGATGGAGATCCGGCTGGAGGACGACAGGATCGACCACCTCACCACGGTGGACTTCCCCTCCGTCGCCATCGGCCGCACCGCCCATCCGGAGGGCAGCTGGTGGGTGGGTCTGGACCACACGGCACTGGCTGCGGCCTGTGTGCACCACCTGGCGGACCTGGGTCACCATCGGGTGGCCTTCGTCAACCGGCCCGAGCAGCTGCTGCGGGCCGGGTACGAGTCCGCCCACCGGGGACTCGAGGGGTTCACCAAGGCCGCGGCGGAACGCGGGCTGACCGTCCGGACGTACTGCTGCGAGGACGACGCCGCCTCGGGCCTCGCCTGTCTTGAGCGGATCCTGCATGACGACCCCGCCACTACGGCCCTGGTCACCTTGAACGAGGCCGCGCTCGGCGGCCTCTACCGGGGGCTGGCCCAGGCCGGCCGCCATGTGCCACGCGACTTCTCCGTCACCGGAGTGGTGGCCAGCAGGTGGGCGGAGACCGTGACGCCGCAGCTCACCGCAGCGGACGTACCGGCGGAACAGATGGGTCGCCTCGCCGTCGAGCTGCTCGTGGAGCGGCTCGACCACCCCGACGCACCGGCCCGGAATCACCTGCTCGCGCCACCGATCTCGTTGCGAGCGAGCACCGGACCTACCGGCATCACCCCAGCCGACCCCGCTGCCCTCACGCACCCCTGA
- a CDS encoding cellulosome protein: MRAGTAVAAVLTTMLAVPSAGTAQAAEPERLVIDLATDTGAFHGGASGSLYGIYGDGAPSRNLIEGMNLRTVSTKAQDGPQHPGADALEILPPFVDSGGKDVYIYMTDIYRGFPYQWPGANGPERLADFKEKIRKQVAQVKTMGDYKDHVVYVPFNEPEGNMFGSGAWSYNNVSWLNDPQHFFAAWKETYQLIKSLDPDARIAGPNTSLLFDQVKGFLQYAKANNVVPDVMTWHELSSPAAVRTSVAKYRQWEQEVGIDPLPINVNEYGHNYHLSVPGQVVQWVSAIEESKIDADLAYWNIDGNLNDSAVDANKGNGQWWLFNAYGQMSGHTVQVTAPHPNQQYTLQGVATLDADKRQSRTVFGGKSGDADIVFDNIDPKLFGTTVHATVHEIPWTGQVGDSAQPQRLADQEVTVGEDGTVTLPMTGMNEMSAYQVILSPGGNGGESAEPSVSWRKSYEAENATYTGSGYSKNGPEGTPSNVGKFATSGNYNVGGLRTGSDGVLAFDVDVPQDGTYDLSVFANSYNLDGRVKEQGPTNVFLRVDGKDPQELRLSLGYKWVVWGHTDTTVKLTAGKHKITLSAKDTDLGVTKGDAIIDKIDLALRDEHVTQPAIYEAEYATLTGTRPGYTYPEASGPGAVPLPKSASTTFWVHAPTDGEATVSLDHLGGGKAKVSLNGDKLDIPKVGAGNRGTDVVRVFLSAGINKITVTGTKKELVVDRLRVAASSGNLATKVYQAEGGTLSGAAKATEAYTFATGGKAVTDIGDGTANALTLDVVAKRAGQHAVTIRYSNAEQAPATHYNPDPIARHADLSVNGESTHQILFPTTFHFNSFRDLTVPVTLKKGTNRLTFTAEELPDFNGDTYNPYDQRSPYAPVIDQVAVTPLTEK, translated from the coding sequence ATGAGAGCGGGCACCGCGGTGGCGGCCGTCCTCACGACCATGCTCGCCGTGCCGTCCGCCGGAACGGCACAGGCCGCGGAGCCGGAACGGCTCGTCATCGATCTGGCCACCGATACCGGTGCCTTCCACGGCGGGGCGAGCGGCTCGCTGTATGGGATCTACGGCGACGGCGCGCCCAGCCGCAACCTCATCGAGGGCATGAACCTGCGCACGGTGTCCACCAAGGCGCAGGACGGCCCGCAGCACCCGGGCGCGGACGCCCTGGAGATTCTGCCGCCGTTCGTGGACTCGGGCGGCAAGGACGTCTACATCTACATGACCGACATCTACCGAGGGTTCCCGTACCAGTGGCCGGGCGCCAACGGCCCCGAGCGCCTCGCGGACTTCAAGGAGAAGATCAGAAAACAGGTCGCCCAGGTCAAGACGATGGGCGACTACAAGGACCACGTCGTCTACGTCCCCTTCAACGAACCCGAAGGGAACATGTTCGGCTCGGGCGCGTGGAGCTACAACAACGTCTCCTGGCTGAACGACCCGCAGCACTTCTTCGCGGCCTGGAAGGAGACCTACCAGCTCATCAAGAGCCTGGACCCGGACGCGCGGATCGCGGGCCCGAACACCTCCCTCCTCTTCGACCAGGTCAAGGGCTTCCTGCAGTACGCCAAGGCCAACAACGTCGTCCCGGACGTGATGACCTGGCACGAACTGTCCAGCCCCGCCGCGGTCCGCACGAGCGTGGCCAAGTACCGGCAGTGGGAACAGGAGGTCGGAATCGATCCGCTGCCGATCAACGTCAACGAGTACGGCCACAACTACCACCTGTCCGTGCCCGGCCAGGTCGTCCAGTGGGTCTCCGCCATCGAGGAGTCGAAGATCGACGCCGACCTGGCGTACTGGAACATCGACGGCAACCTCAACGACTCGGCCGTCGACGCCAACAAGGGCAACGGCCAATGGTGGCTGTTCAACGCCTACGGCCAGATGTCCGGACACACCGTCCAGGTGACCGCTCCCCATCCGAACCAGCAGTACACCCTCCAGGGCGTGGCTACGCTGGACGCCGACAAGAGGCAGTCCCGGACGGTCTTCGGCGGCAAGAGCGGCGACGCGGACATCGTCTTCGACAACATCGACCCGAAGCTGTTCGGGACGACGGTGCACGCCACCGTGCATGAGATCCCGTGGACCGGGCAGGTCGGTGACTCGGCCCAGCCTCAGCGACTGGCGGACCAGGAGGTCACCGTCGGCGAGGACGGCACAGTGACCCTGCCGATGACCGGCATGAACGAGATGTCCGCCTACCAGGTCATCCTCTCCCCCGGCGGGAACGGCGGAGAATCGGCCGAGCCCTCCGTCAGCTGGCGGAAGTCCTACGAGGCGGAGAACGCCACCTACACCGGCAGCGGTTACTCCAAGAACGGTCCCGAGGGCACACCCTCCAACGTCGGCAAGTTCGCGACAAGCGGCAACTACAACGTCGGCGGCCTGCGCACCGGCTCCGACGGCGTGCTCGCCTTCGACGTGGACGTACCGCAGGACGGCACATACGACCTGAGCGTCTTCGCCAACTCCTACAACCTGGACGGCCGGGTGAAGGAACAGGGCCCCACCAATGTCTTCCTCCGCGTCGACGGCAAGGACCCGCAGGAACTGCGGCTGTCGCTCGGCTACAAATGGGTGGTCTGGGGCCACACCGACACCACCGTGAAGCTCACCGCCGGCAAGCACAAGATCACGCTCTCCGCGAAGGACACGGACCTGGGCGTCACCAAGGGCGACGCGATCATCGACAAGATCGACCTGGCCCTGCGCGACGAGCACGTGACCCAGCCGGCGATCTACGAAGCCGAGTACGCCACCCTCACCGGAACCCGGCCCGGCTACACCTACCCCGAGGCCTCGGGACCGGGCGCGGTGCCGCTGCCCAAGAGCGCCTCCACGACCTTCTGGGTCCACGCCCCCACCGACGGTGAGGCCACGGTCTCCCTCGACCACCTCGGCGGCGGCAAGGCGAAGGTGTCCCTCAACGGTGACAAGCTCGACATCCCCAAGGTGGGCGCCGGCAACAGGGGCACGGACGTCGTACGGGTCTTCCTGTCCGCGGGCATCAACAAGATCACCGTCACCGGCACCAAGAAGGAACTGGTGGTCGACCGGCTGCGGGTCGCGGCGTCGAGCGGCAACCTGGCGACCAAGGTGTACCAGGCGGAGGGAGGCACCCTGAGCGGCGCCGCCAAGGCCACCGAGGCGTACACCTTCGCCACCGGCGGCAAGGCGGTCACCGACATCGGAGACGGAACGGCCAACGCCCTCACCCTCGACGTCGTCGCCAAACGCGCCGGACAGCACGCGGTGACCATCCGCTACTCCAACGCCGAACAGGCACCTGCCACCCACTACAACCCCGACCCGATCGCCCGTCACGCCGACCTCTCGGTCAATGGCGAATCGACACACCAGATCCTGTTCCCGACCACCTTCCACTTCAACAGCTTCCGGGACCTGACCGTCCCGGTCACCCTCAAGAAGGGGACGAACCGACTTACCTTCACCGCCGAAGAGCTGCCCGACTTCAACGGCGACACCTACAACCCATACGACCAGCGATCCCCCTACGCGCCGGTGATCGACCAGGTCGCCGTCACACCGCTGACGGAGAAGTAG
- a CDS encoding alpha/beta fold hydrolase — MPSHESRPTIHIPGTTSHTLAPRTGRHSREGTLRYLKAGTGAPLVLLHTVRTQAEHFRHLIPLIADQYTVYALDLPGMGYSEIVPGASYDEPAMRAGVKRLLTELDLHDVTLVGESMGAVLALTTAADLPERVRRVVAVNTYDFRGGIARSSLLARVVVTGVLAPGVGPVIAGVEPKPALSKILQGGLGDKSALREDYMDELLQVGSRPGYSTVARAVYQALPSLIAARSRYPEAKAPVHLVYGEKDWSRPSDREANKKLLPAAEFTQVPKAGHFIALERPDVLADLLNAVA; from the coding sequence ATGCCCAGCCACGAGTCACGTCCCACGATTCACATCCCGGGGACCACCAGCCACACCCTCGCCCCGCGCACAGGACGCCACAGCCGCGAGGGAACACTGCGCTACCTCAAGGCGGGCACCGGTGCCCCCCTGGTCCTGCTGCACACCGTGCGCACCCAGGCCGAGCACTTCCGCCACCTCATCCCCCTGATCGCGGACCAGTACACCGTGTACGCCCTCGACCTGCCGGGGATGGGCTACTCCGAGATCGTGCCCGGTGCGTCGTACGACGAGCCGGCCATGCGCGCGGGCGTCAAGCGGCTCCTCACCGAACTCGACCTCCACGACGTCACACTGGTCGGGGAATCCATGGGGGCGGTGCTCGCCCTGACCACCGCAGCCGACCTTCCGGAGCGGGTCCGGCGCGTCGTCGCGGTGAACACCTACGACTTCCGCGGCGGAATCGCCCGGTCCAGCCTCCTCGCCCGTGTCGTGGTCACCGGTGTCCTGGCCCCGGGGGTGGGTCCGGTGATCGCCGGCGTGGAGCCCAAGCCCGCCCTCAGCAAGATCCTCCAGGGCGGCCTCGGCGACAAGAGCGCACTGCGGGAGGACTACATGGACGAACTCCTCCAGGTGGGCAGCCGCCCCGGCTACTCGACCGTCGCCCGAGCCGTGTACCAGGCCCTGCCCAGCCTCATCGCCGCCCGCTCGCGCTACCCCGAGGCCAAGGCGCCCGTCCACCTCGTCTACGGCGAGAAGGACTGGTCCCGGCCCTCGGACCGGGAGGCCAACAAGAAGCTGCTGCCCGCCGCCGAGTTCACACAGGTGCCGAAGGCCGGCCACTTCATCGCCCTGGAACGGCCTGATGTGCTGGCCGACCTGCTGAACGCGGTGGCCTGA
- a CDS encoding CocE/NonD family hydrolase, producing the protein MAGAAHAAAVRQADAPAGRGVRSPGGGRRAAARRCFMVVVQDTRGRFASEGEWEPLTYEESDGYDTVRWAAALPGANGSVGMLGASYFGNTQWMAALPKPLELKAIAPMVTWSHPHDGLWTRGGASNSVRP; encoded by the coding sequence GTGGCCGGTGCTGCTCATGCGGCTGCCGTACGGCAAGCAGACGCCCCTGCTGGCCGCGGCGTTCGATCCCCTGGCGGCGGGCGGCGGGCGGCGGCCCGGCGCTGCTTCATGGTGGTCGTCCAGGACACCCGTGGCCGGTTCGCCTCCGAAGGGGAGTGGGAGCCGTTGACGTACGAGGAGAGCGACGGATACGACACCGTACGGTGGGCCGCAGCCCTGCCCGGCGCGAACGGCTCGGTCGGCATGCTGGGCGCCAGCTATTTCGGCAACACCCAGTGGATGGCGGCGCTGCCCAAGCCGCTGGAGCTGAAGGCGATCGCCCCGATGGTCACGTGGTCCCACCCGCACGACGGACTGTGGACACGCGGCGGCGCATCGAACTCGGTACGACCGTGA